AGACCCAATCATATATAAACCGCTTAAAAATACTGAGAAACCAGACAATCCAATTGCTAAATACGACGCAGCTCTAAATCCGTGCAATAAATCTTGGCCATGATTGTTATGATTAACATTAGCACTCCCAGCCATACCTACACAAATTGAAGTTGCGTAATTGATCGCAACATTTACTAGAGAGCCTGCCATACTTTTATAATGTGTAGGTAAAGTTTCTGCAGTCATCATAGAAGCAGATGGGAAGGAAAATACCATACCTAATGGGAATAGAAACATAGAACCAAACATGTTCCTAAAGAATGTTTGATGAATTGGAGTAACAGCAAACAAAATATTGCCACCAAGGAATCCCaacattgaaaaaaataataagattgGTGGTTTCATTCTTTGAACTGCCAAACAACAGATGATAGTATAAATAGTACctgaaattatcaaaacGAAATTGGAAGAGCTTGCCCATAAAGGACTATAATGTCTTAGGTTCAATTGGAAAGCAAAGTAATAAAAAGTCCAAATGGCAAATCCTCCCCAACCACAAAATAATGTCaatagtattaatattaatcgGTAATTTGAATGAATACCTTTTGGGATCAATGGGAAGTTTGCCATTGTTAATTCATAAATcacaaataatatcaatgcAACCACAGATACTACtaataaaacaataagATATGCACTTGACCAACCATCAATAGGAGTTTGGttaaatacaaaatttaaaaccaCTAAGCCAAAAAGCCCCAGTGCAGAACCAATCCAATCCATCTTAAGTCCTTGAGGGTTCTTTTCGATATCATTTGGAATACAAAACCAGGCTATGATTCCGTTTAAAAATGCTACAATTgcaaatgaataaaaactCCAAGGccaatttttgatattatattttactGATAGACCTGCGAATATACCACCTAGGGTAGCTCCTATTGGGGACATTGCACCAATAATGCAaaatatcatattttttttaaaacagtgtggtttatatattattccaATCAATTCGAACATATTTGGTAGTGCACAGGCTAATCCTAAGCCTTGGAATGTTCTGGACACGATGAACAAATCATCACTGTGGGCATATGAGGAAAATCCGCAAATCAATGTCCAAATAGTTGTTATTATATAgcctaataataatactttctTTAGACCAAAAATATCACCAAGCCTTCCACTAATTAGAATTGTGCACCCCAAGCCTAAAGGAAAAGCAGCCATCAGCCATGGTTGCCTCATCTTGGTAGTATGTAGTTCCTCTGCGAGGATATTCATTGTAGACAAAACTTGTGTCAATCCTACTTGACTAAGAAATTGTCCAATTACTCCAACGAGTACAAATCCAAACTCTTGGAAcctatttttaaaaatatcaggGCGTCGTAAATTTTGTGACTCTGTGATAAAAGGTTTATTATCTGGAGGGGTAGCAGAAAGTGAAGATTCGAAAGATGCAAATTGCATTATATTCTGGCAGACCAGATTTTGATCTTTAGGCATAGTATCGTTTTTTCcagttaaaatatttttattgtttccTGGCTTTCGAGGTAGATCATATATATCTTCATTACTATTTTCCGAAACAGAGTCTCGTATTGATGTAAGTTgtgcttttatttttttcaagtgTAATTCTAATTGCTGATCTATTGTATCGATCAAGGATTTCGGTAATTCCTCGTATGTGGCTGTATCCTGATGAttttccattattattggagTTATATTCtcaatagtaataattaaCTTTAAGCAAATACTTGCAATCTTAAGGGTTCAAGAAgtataaatcttttaaaattttacgTTTTGATTAAATATCGAAAGGCCATAGGGATTCTTTTTTgtcattattttattaatcttaCGTAAAAGCCATGTACCTTAATGTCTCTTAATTAGTTCGTTTATTAATCATATTTTCTACTTTTTACttaatagtattatttcCATGGAACTTAAAATAGATTTTCCGTTATCTTCCGTTAGATATCCCTTACTTGTATATGTTTTAGGAAATTGTGATCAATTTTTAACggaaataaattaaattccaGAGAAAATACCGTACCAATTTGTTTCGAACGCTTCTCCCCCATTGGTAACCATAAACTACCAACACGCTAATAAGATTACGCGAGAAAATGGTCTGTGGGGACAATTTTCAAAAgcgaataataataatatttaacttacacAGGCTCTGTGGTAGATCCAGTTAGGGCATGTGACCAAGAGCTTATATGGTCACGTGTGCAGAAGCCAGACTTTGGAGCTTATACAGATGAATAAGTATGTAGCTTGAAAATGTGCACGGG
This DNA window, taken from Henningerozyma blattae CBS 6284 chromosome 3, complete genome, encodes the following:
- the TBLA0C01160 gene encoding MFS transporter, producing the protein MENHQDTATYEELPKSLIDTIDQQLELHLKKIKAQLTSIRDSVSENSNEDIYDLPRKPGNNKNILTGKNDTMPKDQNLVCQNIMQFASFESSLSATPPDNKPFITESQNLRRPDIFKNRFQEFGFVLVGVIGQFLSQVGLTQVLSTMNILAEELHTTKMRQPWLMAAFPLGLGCTILISGRLGDIFGLKKVLLLGYIITTIWTLICGFSSYAHSDDLFIVSRTFQGLGLACALPNMFELIGIIYKPHCFKKNMIFCIIGAMSPIGATLGGIFAGLSVKYNIKNWPWSFYSFAIVAFLNGIIAWFCIPNDIEKNPQGLKMDWIGSALGLFGLVVLNFVFNQTPIDGWSSAYLIVLLVVSVVALILFVIYELTMANFPLIPKGIHSNYRLILILLTLFCGWGGFAIWTFYYFAFQLNLRHYSPLWASSSNFVLIISGTIYTIICCLAVQRMKPPILLFFSMLGFLGGNILFAVTPIHQTFFRNMFGSMFLFPLGMVFSFPSASMMTAETLPTHYKSMAGSLVNVAINYATSICVGMAGSANVNHNNHGQDLLHGFRAASYLAIGLSGFSVFLSGLYMIGSIWTDRNQKMKENKLINTDSESV